The following coding sequences are from one Terrimicrobium sacchariphilum window:
- a CDS encoding menaquinone biosynthetic enzyme MqnA/MqnD family protein: MNPAALAGVRVGSVSYLNAKPLIWGLDPAKVVLEVPAKLTNSFEAGKIDVALIPLFEILHLGVEKVVDDVAIACLGPVHSVFVASRGQFGVPGEIYLDPSSRSSVALLQVLLSEFYPGDWELVASSNPPVNASRLIIGDPALEFRARHDGGWRYHDLGELWHSHTGLPFVFAAWALRSGLKDAAGVAGALREVKVDGLEARREIASKTGDPSGSYEYLTRYIRYDLGAKEKEAILLFRELALRHGLLARTAELDFV; this comes from the coding sequence ATGAATCCTGCCGCTCTGGCCGGCGTGCGCGTCGGCAGTGTTTCCTATCTCAATGCGAAGCCCCTCATCTGGGGGCTGGACCCGGCAAAGGTCGTTCTCGAGGTTCCCGCGAAGCTGACGAACAGCTTCGAGGCCGGAAAGATCGACGTCGCGCTGATCCCGCTTTTTGAAATCCTGCACCTCGGGGTGGAGAAGGTTGTCGACGACGTGGCGATCGCCTGCCTCGGGCCGGTGCACAGCGTTTTCGTGGCGAGCCGGGGGCAGTTTGGCGTTCCGGGGGAGATTTACCTCGATCCGTCGTCGCGGAGTTCGGTCGCTCTTTTGCAGGTGCTGCTTTCGGAATTTTACCCCGGCGACTGGGAACTGGTGGCTTCCTCGAATCCACCGGTAAACGCCTCGCGCCTCATCATCGGCGACCCGGCGCTGGAGTTTCGCGCCCGTCACGATGGTGGCTGGCGGTATCACGATCTGGGGGAGCTTTGGCACTCGCATACGGGGCTGCCGTTTGTCTTCGCGGCCTGGGCGCTGCGCTCGGGGTTGAAGGACGCGGCGGGAGTTGCCGGGGCTTTGCGGGAGGTCAAGGTGGACGGACTCGAAGCCCGGCGGGAGATCGCCAGCAAGACGGGCGATCCCAGTGGCTCCTACGAGTACTTGACGCGCTATATTCGCTACGATCTGGGCGCGAAGGAAAAGGAGGCGATTCTGCTTTTTCGCGAGCTGGCCCTGCGTCACGGGCTGCTTGCACGCACGGCGGAACTGGATTTCGTTTAG
- a CDS encoding lysophospholipid acyltransferase family protein — protein sequence MAEPTFQQRLEYYGLSAVVWLVGRLPYGALRRLAAVVGSIAYHADKRGRQVARANLDAAFGDKYTPKEKARIAERSYQTFARTMLELFWAPNLSPERFQQLAVVEGLDHPSGHKEIGKPVIYLCLHYSNFEWMSLISAYIVEPGLVITQKFRNPLLGAIFDRLRSSTGHQIFPQERAMIRMLKHLKSGGKFSMLNDLNIDPDEAGVIIETFGGLKLCATQMHAALAMRTGALIMPVECHPMPDGRVRMHIHPPLEYPEGATAAEVTQLCWNVLEPSIHAEPHLWLWAYKHWRFKPSQGDTSRYPFYSNVAKRFDKLLRETEKAKKDRAA from the coding sequence ATGGCGGAGCCGACCTTTCAGCAGCGGCTGGAATACTACGGCCTCTCAGCCGTGGTGTGGCTGGTGGGGCGACTGCCCTACGGGGCATTGCGCCGTCTCGCCGCCGTGGTCGGGTCGATCGCCTATCACGCCGACAAGCGCGGCCGGCAGGTGGCGCGCGCCAATCTGGACGCCGCCTTTGGCGACAAGTACACGCCGAAGGAAAAAGCGCGCATCGCCGAGCGCAGCTACCAGACGTTTGCCCGCACCATGCTGGAGCTCTTCTGGGCCCCGAATCTCTCGCCGGAGCGGTTTCAGCAACTCGCCGTAGTCGAGGGGCTGGATCATCCCTCGGGCCACAAGGAGATCGGCAAGCCGGTGATCTACCTGTGTCTGCACTATTCCAACTTCGAGTGGATGAGCCTCATCAGCGCCTACATCGTGGAGCCGGGCCTCGTTATCACGCAGAAGTTTAGGAACCCGCTCCTGGGCGCGATCTTTGACCGCCTGCGCTCCAGCACCGGGCACCAGATTTTCCCGCAGGAGCGCGCCATGATTCGCATGCTCAAGCATCTCAAGAGCGGCGGGAAATTCTCGATGCTCAACGACCTCAATATCGACCCCGACGAGGCCGGGGTCATCATCGAGACCTTCGGCGGGTTGAAGCTGTGCGCCACCCAGATGCACGCCGCACTGGCCATGCGCACGGGCGCTCTCATCATGCCGGTGGAGTGCCACCCGATGCCGGACGGTCGCGTGCGCATGCACATCCACCCGCCTCTGGAGTACCCGGAAGGCGCCACCGCTGCCGAGGTGACCCAGCTCTGCTGGAATGTGCTGGAACCCTCCATCCACGCCGAGCCGCATCTCTGGCTCTGGGCTTACAAACACTGGCGCTTCAAGCCCAGCCAGGGCGACACGTCGCGGTATCCGTTTTACTCAAACGTGGCGAAGCGCTTCGACAAGCTGCTGCGCGAGACGGAAAAGGCGAAAAAAGACCGCGCCGCGTAA
- a CDS encoding class I tRNA ligase family protein, with protein MSKTFYITTAIDYTNAAPHIGHAYEKILADVLVRYHRLKGDSSYFLTGVDQHGQKVQQAAAKEGISPEEFVTKTTAKFIDLWEKLEISYDGWAATTDPLHKTCVQKILQDLYDRGDIYKAKYRGFYSVRQEQFLTDKERGEDGNFGPEWGEVVELEEENWYFRLGNYRDWLLQFLDSHPGCVQPAFRQTELRNAAERLSGDLSISRPKSRLAWGIELPFDTSCVTYVWFDALVNYISFAGYLSDDAKFRQLWPALHVIGKDIIIPAHGIYWLAMLKAMGFADEDMPRFLVHGYVLVDGEKMSKSIGNIRDPHTFADTFGVESLRYFLMRDCVVGQDMDFTDQRLVQRYNVDLANSLGNLLNRTLNMAKRYRQGKLVRSESAEISAFAAQTVKDYTAALDQNLVHQALEITWGLATRCNAFVEESAPWKLAKDPEKAQELDAVLYTLAESLRILAILIAPALPRASRGILDQLAAPGEITLADTAWGGLPDGHVLGEPQVLFPRIETAAE; from the coding sequence TTGAGCAAGACGTTTTACATCACCACCGCGATCGACTACACCAACGCGGCTCCGCACATCGGCCACGCCTACGAGAAAATCCTCGCCGATGTCCTCGTGCGTTACCATCGCCTCAAGGGCGACAGTTCCTATTTTCTCACCGGCGTCGACCAGCATGGGCAGAAGGTCCAGCAGGCCGCGGCCAAGGAGGGCATCTCGCCCGAGGAATTCGTCACCAAGACGACGGCAAAGTTTATCGATCTCTGGGAAAAGCTGGAGATCAGCTATGACGGCTGGGCGGCCACGACCGACCCGCTGCACAAGACCTGCGTGCAGAAGATCCTTCAGGATCTCTACGATCGCGGCGACATCTACAAGGCGAAGTATCGCGGCTTTTACAGCGTGCGGCAGGAGCAATTCCTCACCGACAAGGAGCGCGGCGAGGATGGCAACTTCGGCCCCGAGTGGGGCGAGGTCGTCGAACTGGAGGAGGAAAACTGGTACTTCCGCCTCGGCAACTATCGCGACTGGCTCCTGCAATTCCTCGATTCGCATCCCGGTTGCGTCCAGCCCGCCTTCCGCCAGACGGAGCTGCGCAATGCCGCCGAGCGCCTGAGCGGCGATCTCTCGATTTCCCGCCCGAAGTCCCGCCTCGCCTGGGGCATCGAACTGCCCTTCGATACGTCCTGCGTGACCTACGTGTGGTTTGACGCGCTGGTGAACTACATCAGCTTCGCCGGGTATCTCTCGGACGATGCGAAGTTCCGCCAGCTCTGGCCCGCCCTGCATGTCATCGGCAAGGACATCATCATCCCGGCTCACGGCATCTACTGGCTCGCCATGCTGAAGGCCATGGGCTTCGCCGATGAAGACATGCCGCGCTTCCTCGTTCACGGCTACGTGCTGGTGGACGGCGAGAAGATGAGCAAGTCGATCGGCAACATCCGCGACCCGCACACCTTTGCCGACACCTTCGGCGTGGAGAGCCTGCGGTATTTCCTCATGCGCGATTGCGTGGTGGGGCAGGACATGGATTTCACCGACCAGCGGCTCGTGCAGCGGTACAATGTCGACCTCGCCAACAGCCTCGGCAACCTGCTGAACCGCACGCTCAACATGGCCAAGCGGTATCGGCAAGGGAAACTCGTGCGCAGCGAATCCGCCGAGATTTCCGCCTTCGCCGCCCAGACGGTGAAGGATTACACCGCCGCGCTCGACCAGAATCTCGTGCATCAGGCTCTGGAAATCACGTGGGGTCTCGCGACACGGTGCAACGCCTTCGTCGAGGAGTCTGCGCCGTGGAAACTCGCCAAGGACCCGGAGAAGGCGCAGGAGCTCGACGCCGTGCTCTACACGCTGGCCGAGTCCTTGCGCATCCTCGCCATCCTCATTGCTCCCGCGCTGCCCAGGGCCTCGCGCGGCATCCTCGATCAACTCGCCGCGCCCGGTGAGATTACGCTCGCCGACACGGCCTGGGGCGGATTGCCGGATGGCCATGTGCTGGGAGAGCCGCAGGTGCTTTTCCCGAGGATCGAGACAGCGGCAGAGTAA
- a CDS encoding Tex family protein — protein sequence MIEKYVLKVTQELKLQPRQVAATAMLLEEGATVPFIARYRKERTGELDEVQITSIRDRLEQLVELDKRRESIVSSLEERKLLTEELKAKIDGAETLATLEDIYLPFRPKKRTKATVAKERGLEPLADILWAQDATTDPVAEAAPFVDAAKEVPDAEAALAGARDIIAERINDDAEVRAKLRDLYLTKGVLKSKVALGKEEEGAKFKDYFDWSEPAATAPSHRILAIRRGESEGFLYSRLTPPEEDALTIVENLFVRGKSPAAEQVRLAAQDCYKRLLGFAMEAEARIFFKKKADEEAIRVFAENLRELLLASPLGQKTMLAIDPGFRTGCKVVVLDRQGKLLENEVIYPEKSTREQVEAAEVLHSLVKKHHIEAIAIGNGTASRETEAFIRKIKLPTSIPVVVVNESGASIYSASEVAREEFPNHDITVRGAVSIGRRLMDPLAELVKIDPKSIGVGQYQHDVDQNALKRSLDDIVISCVNNVGVELNTASKHLLSYVSGLNSRTAASIVEHRDANGPFKSRKELLKVANLGPKAFEQAAGFLRIRDGEDPLDASAVHPERYELLNNIARDIGATVSELLKDGVKRNKIDLKKYVTDDVGLPTLNDIMQELAKPGRDPRQQFEAFSFADGVEKLEQLQPGMKLPGIVTNVTAFGAFVDIGVHQDGLVHISQLSDQFVKNPADVVKVGQKVHVTVMEVDLARKRVGLSMKSKPEAAPARKPGEKRQEGNSRDVDRHRSGNRGGGGGGFGQVDWFTAAMNKKH from the coding sequence ATGATCGAAAAATACGTACTGAAAGTTACCCAGGAACTGAAGCTGCAGCCCCGTCAGGTCGCCGCGACAGCGATGCTCCTGGAGGAGGGAGCCACGGTGCCCTTTATCGCGCGTTACCGCAAAGAGCGCACGGGTGAGCTGGACGAAGTGCAGATCACCTCGATTCGCGACCGCCTCGAGCAGCTCGTCGAGCTGGATAAGCGCCGCGAATCCATCGTCTCCTCGCTGGAGGAGCGCAAGCTTTTGACCGAGGAACTCAAGGCCAAGATCGACGGCGCCGAGACGCTCGCGACGCTGGAGGATATCTACCTGCCCTTCCGCCCGAAGAAGCGCACCAAGGCCACTGTCGCCAAGGAGCGTGGCCTGGAGCCGCTCGCCGACATCCTCTGGGCGCAGGACGCCACGACCGACCCGGTGGCGGAAGCCGCTCCGTTCGTCGACGCCGCCAAGGAAGTGCCGGACGCCGAGGCCGCGCTGGCCGGAGCCCGCGACATCATCGCCGAGCGCATCAACGACGACGCCGAGGTGCGCGCCAAGCTGCGCGACCTTTACCTCACCAAGGGCGTGCTGAAATCCAAGGTCGCCCTGGGCAAGGAAGAGGAGGGCGCGAAGTTCAAGGACTACTTTGACTGGAGCGAACCCGCCGCCACCGCGCCTTCGCACCGCATCCTCGCCATTCGCCGTGGCGAGTCCGAGGGGTTCCTGTACTCCCGCCTTACTCCGCCGGAGGAGGACGCGCTCACTATCGTGGAAAACCTCTTCGTGCGCGGCAAATCGCCCGCCGCCGAGCAGGTGCGCCTCGCCGCGCAGGATTGTTACAAGCGTCTCCTCGGTTTCGCCATGGAGGCCGAGGCCCGCATTTTCTTCAAGAAGAAGGCCGACGAGGAAGCCATCCGCGTTTTCGCTGAGAACCTGCGCGAGCTGCTGCTCGCTTCGCCGCTGGGCCAGAAGACGATGCTCGCCATCGACCCGGGCTTCCGCACGGGCTGCAAGGTGGTCGTGCTCGATCGCCAGGGCAAGCTGCTCGAGAACGAAGTCATCTACCCCGAGAAGAGCACCCGCGAGCAGGTCGAGGCCGCCGAGGTGTTGCACTCTCTCGTGAAGAAGCATCACATCGAGGCCATCGCCATCGGCAACGGCACGGCGTCCCGCGAGACGGAGGCTTTTATCCGCAAGATCAAGCTGCCGACCTCCATCCCGGTCGTCGTGGTCAACGAGTCCGGCGCGTCGATTTACTCGGCCTCGGAGGTTGCCCGTGAGGAATTCCCGAATCACGACATCACCGTGCGCGGCGCGGTCTCCATCGGTCGTCGTCTCATGGACCCGCTGGCGGAGCTGGTGAAGATCGACCCGAAGTCGATCGGTGTCGGTCAATATCAGCACGACGTCGACCAGAATGCGCTCAAGCGTTCCCTCGACGACATCGTCATCTCCTGCGTGAACAACGTGGGCGTGGAACTCAACACCGCGAGCAAGCACCTGCTGAGCTACGTATCGGGCCTCAACTCCCGCACCGCCGCCAGCATCGTCGAGCATCGCGATGCCAATGGTCCCTTCAAGAGCCGCAAGGAACTCCTCAAGGTCGCCAATCTCGGACCCAAGGCGTTTGAGCAGGCGGCGGGCTTCCTGCGCATCCGCGACGGCGAGGACCCGCTCGACGCGAGCGCCGTGCACCCGGAGCGTTACGAACTCCTCAACAACATCGCCCGCGACATCGGCGCGACGGTTTCCGAGCTGCTCAAGGACGGCGTGAAGCGCAACAAGATCGACCTGAAGAAGTACGTCACGGACGACGTCGGTCTGCCGACCCTCAACGACATCATGCAGGAGCTGGCCAAACCGGGCCGCGATCCGCGCCAGCAGTTTGAGGCGTTCAGCTTTGCCGATGGCGTCGAGAAGCTGGAGCAGCTCCAGCCGGGCATGAAGCTCCCGGGCATCGTGACCAACGTCACGGCCTTTGGCGCTTTCGTTGACATCGGCGTGCATCAGGACGGTCTCGTGCACATCAGCCAGCTTTCCGACCAGTTCGTGAAGAATCCTGCGGACGTGGTGAAGGTGGGCCAGAAGGTCCATGTCACCGTCATGGAGGTCGATCTCGCCCGCAAGCGCGTCGGTCTCTCCATGAAGAGCAAGCCCGAGGCCGCTCCCGCCCGCAAGCCGGGTGAGAAGCGCCAGGAAGGCAACTCCCGCGACGTGGATCGCCATCGCTCCGGCAACCGAGGCGGGGGAGGCGGCGGTTTTGGCCAGGTCGACTGGTTCACCGCGGCCATGAACAAGAAGCACTAG
- a CDS encoding phosphoketolase family protein, whose product MKPSIPQVSAPSDELIEKMNAWWRAANYLNIGQIYLKANPLVKEPLTVDHIKPRLLGHWGTSPGLNLVYVHLNRLIKQYGLDVVYMAGPGHGGPALVANVYLEGSYTEFFPEITRDEAGLLKLFRQFSTPGGIPSHVSATTPGSIHEGGELGYVLVHAFGAVMDNPELIVAAVVGDGEAETGPLEGSWKGIRFINPERDGAVLPILHLNGYKISGPTVWGRESDENIARFLEGHGYEPHFVEGDDPAAVHRDFAVCLETAILKIQAIQKEARENGFTTRPVWPAIVLRTPKGWTGPKVVDGLPVEGTFRAHQVPLSTVRENPTHLKMLEEWLHSYRPEELFDENGTFRADLYALAPAGDHRMGANPHANGGKLTIPLDLPDFSDYAVPVPSPAKERIESTRELGKFLRDLYKRNPHNFRLFCPDETNSNRLGAVFEVTDRCFVSPLIAIDDHVSHTGRVMEVLSEHNCHGWLEGYNLTGRHGLFATYEAFAMVADSMSMQHAKWLEHCRHIPWRKPVPSLNYLLTSTCWRNDHNGFSHQGPGFIDNLINKRPEVARVYLPPDANCLLSVADHCFRSTNYLNAIVIDKQPQLQYLTMEQARAHCARGADIWTWCSNCPPDEEPDIVLACAGDIATQETVAAAWLLRQHLPSVRVRVVNIVDLMALPPRDKHPHGMDHTDFVRLFTEKGHVIFAFHGFPGVVHQLIHGRPDQDRFHVRGYIEEGTTTTPFDMVVLNKMSRIHLCQDVIRHVPRLAGEETRLLQATEDLLQKHRRYVREHFEDLPEIADWVWTD is encoded by the coding sequence ATGAAACCCTCGATTCCCCAGGTCTCCGCCCCTTCCGATGAACTGATCGAAAAGATGAACGCCTGGTGGAGGGCCGCGAACTATCTCAACATCGGGCAGATTTACCTCAAGGCGAACCCGCTCGTGAAGGAGCCGCTCACGGTCGATCATATCAAGCCCCGCCTGCTCGGTCACTGGGGCACGTCGCCGGGACTGAATCTCGTCTACGTCCACCTCAACCGGCTGATCAAGCAATACGGTCTCGATGTCGTCTACATGGCGGGGCCCGGCCACGGCGGCCCGGCCTTGGTGGCGAATGTATATCTGGAGGGGAGCTACACGGAGTTCTTCCCCGAGATCACCCGCGACGAGGCGGGACTGCTGAAGCTGTTCCGCCAGTTCTCCACGCCGGGAGGAATCCCGAGCCATGTCAGCGCAACCACCCCCGGCTCCATCCACGAAGGCGGCGAGTTGGGTTATGTCCTCGTCCATGCCTTTGGCGCAGTGATGGATAATCCCGAGCTTATCGTTGCGGCGGTGGTAGGCGACGGCGAGGCGGAGACAGGCCCGCTGGAGGGAAGCTGGAAAGGCATCCGCTTTATCAACCCCGAGCGCGACGGCGCGGTGCTCCCCATCCTGCACCTGAACGGCTACAAGATCTCCGGCCCCACCGTCTGGGGACGCGAGAGCGACGAGAATATCGCCCGCTTCCTGGAGGGGCATGGTTACGAGCCGCATTTCGTGGAGGGCGACGATCCGGCGGCGGTTCACCGGGACTTCGCCGTCTGCCTGGAGACCGCCATCCTCAAGATCCAGGCCATCCAGAAGGAAGCCCGCGAAAACGGCTTTACCACCCGCCCGGTCTGGCCGGCCATCGTCCTGCGCACGCCCAAGGGATGGACCGGCCCGAAGGTCGTCGACGGTCTGCCGGTGGAGGGAACCTTCCGAGCTCATCAGGTGCCGCTCTCCACGGTGCGGGAAAATCCCACCCATCTGAAGATGCTCGAGGAGTGGCTGCATAGCTACCGACCCGAGGAGCTTTTCGACGAAAACGGAACCTTCCGCGCCGACCTGTATGCCCTCGCCCCGGCGGGTGATCACCGCATGGGCGCAAACCCTCATGCCAATGGCGGCAAGCTCACCATCCCGCTCGACCTGCCGGATTTCTCCGATTACGCCGTGCCGGTCCCCTCGCCCGCAAAGGAACGCATCGAGTCGACGCGCGAACTCGGGAAATTCCTCCGCGATCTCTACAAGCGGAACCCGCATAACTTCCGCCTCTTCTGCCCGGACGAGACGAACTCAAACCGCCTCGGCGCGGTCTTTGAAGTCACCGACCGCTGCTTCGTCAGTCCGCTCATCGCCATCGACGACCATGTCTCGCACACGGGCCGCGTAATGGAGGTGCTCAGCGAGCATAACTGCCATGGCTGGCTGGAGGGCTACAATCTGACGGGACGCCACGGGCTCTTTGCCACCTACGAGGCCTTTGCCATGGTGGCGGATTCCATGTCGATGCAGCACGCGAAGTGGCTGGAGCACTGCCGCCACATCCCGTGGCGCAAGCCGGTGCCGTCGCTGAATTACCTGCTCACCTCGACCTGCTGGCGCAATGACCACAATGGATTCAGCCATCAGGGCCCCGGCTTCATCGACAATCTCATCAACAAGCGCCCCGAGGTCGCCCGCGTCTATCTCCCGCCCGATGCGAACTGCCTGCTCAGCGTGGCGGATCACTGCTTCCGCAGCACGAACTACCTCAACGCCATCGTCATCGACAAGCAGCCGCAGTTGCAATACCTGACGATGGAACAGGCGCGGGCACATTGCGCACGCGGCGCGGATATCTGGACGTGGTGCAGCAATTGCCCGCCGGATGAAGAACCCGACATCGTGCTCGCCTGCGCGGGCGACATCGCGACGCAGGAAACCGTCGCCGCCGCGTGGCTGCTGCGCCAGCACCTCCCGAGCGTGCGCGTGCGCGTCGTCAACATCGTCGACCTCATGGCGCTACCGCCCCGCGACAAGCATCCGCACGGGATGGATCACACCGATTTCGTCCGCCTCTTCACGGAGAAAGGGCACGTCATCTTTGCCTTCCACGGCTTCCCTGGCGTGGTGCACCAGCTCATTCATGGCCGCCCCGATCAGGACCGCTTCCATGTGCGCGGCTACATTGAAGAGGGCACGACGACCACGCCTTTTGACATGGTGGTGCTCAATAAGATGAGCCGCATCCACCTTTGCCAGGATGTGATTCGCCACGTGCCACGGCTCGCGGGCGAGGAAACGCGCCTGCTCCAGGCTACCGAGGATTTGCTCCAGAAACACCGCCGCTATGTCCGCGAGCATTTCGAGGACCTCCCCGAGATCGCGGACTGGGTCTGGACGGACTGA
- the mqnE gene encoding aminofutalosine synthase MqnE, producing MALNPKLLAPELRPICDKVLAGERISDADGLTLYGSRDLNGIGAIANIIRERINGNVATYIHNRYINYSNVCLLSCQFCAFGAKKREEHAFEMAIPEIVGTVRDALKLGITEIHMVGGLHPTLTGDWYLDLLRQLRELDSALIIKAFTAVEIRHLADRVFKMPVRDTLILLRENGLGAITGGGAEIFDQGIRDQICKGKETAEEWAEVHRTWHQLGEHSTCTMLYGHIENAHHRIDHLRRLREIQDETGGFTGFVPFAFEPDGARPALKGIPHATAYEELKNIAISRIYLDNIPHITGYWISLGLPTAQLSLGYGVDDLHGTIIEEKIFHMAGAQTPQQQTVAALEKAIREAGRVPMQRNSFYERIPNSASGELVAA from the coding sequence ATGGCACTGAATCCGAAACTGCTCGCCCCGGAACTGCGTCCCATCTGTGATAAAGTCCTTGCTGGCGAGAGGATTAGCGACGCCGACGGGCTGACGCTGTACGGCTCCCGCGATCTCAATGGCATCGGCGCGATCGCCAATATCATCCGGGAGCGAATCAACGGCAATGTGGCGACATATATTCACAATCGCTACATCAACTACTCCAACGTCTGCCTGCTCTCGTGCCAGTTCTGCGCCTTTGGGGCGAAGAAACGCGAGGAGCATGCCTTTGAGATGGCGATACCCGAGATCGTCGGCACCGTGCGCGATGCGCTGAAGCTCGGCATCACCGAGATTCACATGGTGGGCGGGCTGCATCCCACGCTGACAGGCGACTGGTATCTCGACCTGCTCCGCCAGTTGCGCGAACTGGATTCCGCTCTCATCATCAAGGCCTTTACCGCTGTCGAGATTCGCCACCTGGCCGACCGGGTTTTCAAGATGCCCGTGCGCGACACGCTGATCCTGCTCCGCGAGAACGGCCTGGGAGCCATTACGGGCGGAGGCGCGGAGATTTTCGACCAGGGCATCCGCGACCAGATTTGCAAGGGCAAGGAGACCGCCGAGGAATGGGCCGAGGTGCACCGCACCTGGCATCAGCTCGGCGAGCACAGCACCTGCACCATGCTCTACGGGCACATCGAGAATGCTCACCATCGCATCGACCACCTGCGCCGCCTGCGGGAAATCCAGGACGAAACGGGCGGATTCACGGGCTTCGTGCCCTTTGCCTTCGAGCCCGACGGCGCGCGCCCCGCGCTGAAAGGCATCCCGCACGCCACGGCGTACGAGGAGCTGAAGAACATCGCGATCAGCCGCATTTACCTCGATAACATCCCGCACATCACAGGGTACTGGATCAGCCTCGGATTGCCGACGGCCCAGCTCTCTCTCGGCTACGGGGTGGACGATCTGCACGGTACGATCATCGAGGAAAAGATTTTCCACATGGCAGGCGCGCAGACTCCGCAGCAGCAGACCGTCGCCGCCCTGGAAAAGGCCATCCGCGAAGCCGGGCGCGTGCCCATGCAGCGAAACAGCTTCTATGAGCGTATTCCCAACTCAGCGTCGGGTGAGCTCGTCGCGGCCTGA
- a CDS encoding ABC transporter substrate-binding protein produces the protein MNSLRVLTCGILLSAGLAFLGGCGKKAPEQPAPAAEATPPPVSEDPSATRIGLILPLSGAQASFGTDAIKGAQLAESEINAEGGVLGHPIKLIVRDSQSDTEATLKAVNDLAEKENAVALIGEIASDRTLAAAPVAQKLGIPLITPGATHAGVTAAGDYIFRVCYTDAAQAVAMAKFARSIDVTKAAILYDQANPYSSDLAAIFKKDFTEHGGQIVAEATYQSGESNFSAQLQQIKAAAPEIIFLPSYYREAAMAIIEARQLGIEAPFLGTDGWDSSEFLRVGGKAADNSYFTSHFSAESRDPAVVDFVKRYTAKYNASPAPLAALGYDSVYLVVDALKRAGSDDPEPLKNALAGTQDFPGVTGKITFDEKHNPSKPAFVLRVQDGKFNYIETVQPR, from the coding sequence GTGAATTCATTGCGCGTTCTGACCTGCGGTATTTTGCTTTCCGCCGGTCTGGCATTCCTCGGCGGCTGTGGAAAGAAGGCTCCCGAGCAACCCGCCCCCGCTGCTGAAGCCACCCCGCCCCCGGTCTCCGAGGACCCGTCGGCCACCCGCATCGGGCTCATCCTGCCCCTCTCCGGCGCACAAGCATCCTTCGGCACGGACGCCATCAAGGGCGCTCAACTGGCGGAGTCTGAAATCAACGCCGAAGGCGGCGTTCTCGGCCACCCGATCAAGCTGATCGTTCGCGATAGCCAATCCGACACGGAAGCCACGCTCAAAGCGGTGAACGATCTGGCGGAAAAGGAAAACGCCGTGGCTCTCATAGGAGAAATCGCCAGCGATCGCACCCTGGCGGCTGCTCCGGTCGCGCAGAAACTCGGCATCCCGCTCATCACCCCCGGCGCGACTCATGCGGGCGTGACGGCGGCGGGAGACTACATTTTCCGCGTCTGCTACACGGACGCCGCGCAGGCGGTCGCGATGGCGAAATTTGCCCGCTCCATCGACGTGACCAAGGCCGCGATACTCTACGACCAGGCGAATCCCTACAGTTCGGACCTCGCCGCCATCTTCAAGAAGGACTTCACCGAGCATGGCGGGCAGATCGTCGCGGAAGCCACGTACCAGTCCGGCGAGTCGAATTTCTCCGCGCAGCTCCAGCAAATCAAAGCCGCCGCCCCGGAGATCATCTTTCTGCCGTCGTATTACCGCGAGGCAGCCATGGCGATCATCGAGGCGCGCCAGCTTGGGATCGAAGCGCCCTTTCTCGGAACCGACGGCTGGGATTCCTCGGAGTTTCTCCGGGTCGGAGGCAAGGCGGCGGACAACTCCTACTTCACCAGTCATTTCTCCGCGGAAAGCCGCGACCCGGCGGTGGTCGACTTCGTCAAGCGCTATACGGCCAAGTACAACGCCTCTCCCGCTCCCCTCGCCGCCCTCGGCTACGACAGCGTTTACCTCGTGGTCGATGCCCTCAAGCGCGCTGGCTCCGACGACCCTGAGCCGCTGAAAAACGCCCTCGCGGGGACGCAGGATTTCCCCGGCGTGACGGGTAAGATCACCTTCGACGAGAAGCACAATCCGTCCAAACCCGCCTTCGTCCTGCGCGTGCAGGATGGGAAGTTCAACTACATCGAGACCGTCCAGCCCCGCTGA